The Candidatus Tumulicola sp. region CGGCGCCGGCGCTTATGTGACGTGCCGCCTCGCAGCCGAGTTAGGAGGCGACGCGTTCGCCGAGGCCGTGGCGGCGCTGACATACGGCTTTGCGGGCGTGCTCATGGCCTTCGGCACGAAGGTCGGCCCGGACATGGCGGGCCTGTGGCTGTGGCCGCTCATCGCACTCTACGCGATACGCATCGTCCGCGGCGTAGATCCACGCTGGTGGCTGGCGGCGGGCATCGCAGCCGGCGTAGCGTTCGAAACAAAGTACACGGTGGTGTTTTTTGCGCTCGCGCTCGTCGTGGGATTGTTACTCACACCGCACCGGCGCGTGCTATTTACGGGCTGGTTCGCCGCCGGCATCGGCGTAGCTGCGTCGATCGGATTGCCGAACGTTGCATGGCAAGCGTTCCATCATTTTCCGATGTACGAGTTGCTCAAGAACGGCCACGACGACAAGAACGTCCACGCGTCACCGGTTCTGTACGTCTTTCAACAGCTGCTGATTACGAATTTGCTTCTGTGGCCGGTGTGGGTCATCGGATTGATCGCGCTACTTCGCGACGCCGGCGTCCGGTTTCTCGGATACGCCTACGTGCTGCTGATGTTGATGATGCTCGTACTCGGCGGCAAAGACTACTATCCCGGCGACATCTATCCGATCCTGATCGCGGCGGGTGCGGTGGCGATTGCGGGATGGGTGCGACGGCCGGTTTGGCGCGCGGTCGTCGTGGTCTACGTCGTCGCCGGCGGACTGATCTTCACGCCGTTCAGCTTGCCGATACTGCCCGAGAATGCGATGGCGGCGTACGATGCGCACGTCGAAAACGCTCTCGGAGTTCATAAGTCGATGCTGCAAAACGAGAAAGGCGCGACCGCGACGCTCCCAAACGATTGGGCCGATATGCACGGCTGGCCGGAGCTCGCGCAGCAAGTCGCCACGGTGTATTACAGTCTGCGATCTGACGAGCAGGCGCGTGCCGGCATTTTTGCGAGCAATTACGGAGAGGCGTCCGCGATCAACTTCTTCGGACCTGCGTATGGACTGCCGACCGCAGTCTCGGGTCATAATAATTACTGGCTCTGGGGTCCGCACGGCTACGACGGCTCGGTGCTAATCGAAGTAGGCGGACACTGTTTCGCCGACGGCCATATCTATGCCAGCGCCATCGAAGCCGGACACTTCGACAACCCGTGGACGATGTCGTACGAGCAACACCAGCCGATCACCATTTGCCGCCGCCCCACGATGACGCTCCAAGCGTTGTGGCCGCAACTGAAAAACTACAACTAGACGGGACGAGCGTTCCAGCGCGAGGTGCCAGGCCTTTCGCGGCTAGCCCTAAAACGAACCAATCGTGCGATATCTTCTTTTGGCGATGCTGGCGGTTGGCGTGGCGACCGCGTTCGCGAGCGCCGACCCGGATCAAACCGCGGGATCGAACATCACGGTGACGAGCTGCCATGCGCAACTCGACCCGCCGCCGTTGCGTATCATCTATAAAAATACGGCTCCGCAAACCGTTACCGAAGTCGACTTCGACGTGCGCACTCCGGTCGGTCTCCTTACGTCGGTGCGCGACAAAGGCAAGATTGCCAACGGCGCGACCATCAATCACGTGTTCGCGTTGCCGAACGGAAGCTCGCCGCTCGGCTTGAGCCAGGTGAAATGCGAGGTCACGCTCGTGAAATACGCCGACGGCACGGTTTGGCCGAGCCCGTCACCGTCGCCCTAGATAACGCGCAAATCGTCGTGAATGGGAGCCGTCATGGACGATCTACAGCGCTGTAGCTGGGCGCGCAGCGACGAGATGAAGCGCTACCACGACCTGGAATGGGGCGTCCCGGTCCGCGACGATCGAACGCTGTTCGAGTTCCTTACGCTCGAAGGCGCGCAAGCCGGTTTGAGTTGGGAAACGATCTTGCGCAAACGCGACCGGTACCGCACCGTCTTCAACGAATTCGAACCCGAACGCGTCGCGCGTATGCGATCCACAACGATCGAGAAGATCCTCACCGATCCGGGTATCGTGCGCAATCGTGCCAAGGTGCTTTCGACCGTTTCGAATGCCAAGGCGTTTCTGGAGGTCGCACGCGAGCACGGTTCGTTTGCCGCCTTCGTTTGGCCGTTCGTCGGCGATCGCACGCAAGTCAACGCACCAGAAACATCGGCCGATCTACCCGTCACCAGCGACGAGGCGATCGCACTGAGCAAAGCGCTTCTTTCGCTTGGTTTCAAGTTCGTCGGTCCGACGATCTGTTATTCGTTCATGCAAGCCGTCGGGCTCGTCAACGACCACCTAACGTCGTGCTTTCGCTTTGCGGAGCTGACGGATCGATCGAGTGCAGCAGTTGCTGGTACGCGCGGGCGGAAAGGCCGCCGGGGCGCAGCGGCTCGATAATATCGTGCGATAGCGGCAAGCCGCGAATCGTTTCCCATTCCACCGCGTCGGGACGACGCTCGGACCAACGGTCGAAGAGCGTTCGAGTTGCACGGTTGTTGACGCTGGTCTCGCTCAGGTTGTTCACCAAAAGGATTCGCGCCGCTCGAGGGGCGCTACTTGCCGCGTCGCGTAGAACCTCCGACGCGATGTTCAACGCGTACGCGATCGAGTGCGTCGCGTAGCGCGGATATCCGTGCTCCGGCGTGTGACGGCCGCGCTGAATGGGATCCCACCATGCGAAGAAATTCGGGAGGCGAAGGACGAGTGCGCTCAGCGTCGGCGTCAGTGCACGCGGAAGCCACGCGATGCCGAGAAACGGTGCGATCGCAACGCATCGTTCGACGTCGAACCGCTGCGCCGCCCAAGCGGTCAATAAACCGCCGAGCGAAAATCCCGCAATCGTGACGCGCGACCCCAGTTCGCTTGCGACCGCGACGCACTCCGCGACGGCCTCCAACAATTCGTCAGGGCGAAGCCGTTCGAGCGACGTCGACATGCGATCGGCGTGTCCGTGGCGCGGCAGCCGCGGAACAACGACGTTATAACCCCGCGCGTGCAGGCCGTCCGCATAACGTACGAACTGCGCCGGGGTTGCGGTGAGACCGTGGAGCAACAACGCCACGCGCTCGCGCGGACCGTCGTGCAGTCGCACGATCGTACGGCCGTTCGTTTCGACGGCGGCGTGATCGCGCTCCAACAGGCGTTCGAGTCGTGGCCAAGAGGTGGGCAAGAGGGGCGTCCTTAAGTCAAAACACTCAGTGTTCCTCGAACGCGGGCGCAGCGCGCCCCCGCGGTCCCGGCCGACCAGCCGGTAAACACAAGCGGCGCCACGGAACGATATGGACACGATTTCAAGCCGCAGCCGCGAATTCATCGAACTCGAAGACCGCTATGGGGCCCACAATTACGAGCCGCTCGACTTGGTCGTCGACCGTGCCGAGGGCATTTGGCTGTACGACGTCGATGGAAAACGCTATCTCGACTGCGTGAGTGCGTACTCTGCCGTCAATCAGGGGCACGGACACCCGCGGATCCTCGCCGCGCTTGAGGCGCAAGCGCGCAAAGTAACGTTAACCTCGCGGGCGATGCGTAACGATCGGCTGCCGGGCTTCCTCG contains the following coding sequences:
- a CDS encoding glycosyltransferase family 39 protein, producing MRPRTDRIAWIAAAIVFVVHAAGNPHYGFFRDELYFIICGFHPAWGYVDQPPLTPLLAAGSQSFGHSLFLLRLIPAAFAGAGAYVTCRLAAELGGDAFAEAVAALTYGFAGVLMAFGTKVGPDMAGLWLWPLIALYAIRIVRGVDPRWWLAAGIAAGVAFETKYTVVFFALALVVGLLLTPHRRVLFTGWFAAGIGVAASIGLPNVAWQAFHHFPMYELLKNGHDDKNVHASPVLYVFQQLLITNLLLWPVWVIGLIALLRDAGVRFLGYAYVLLMLMMLVLGGKDYYPGDIYPILIAAGAVAIAGWVRRPVWRAVVVVYVVAGGLIFTPFSLPILPENAMAAYDAHVENALGVHKSMLQNEKGATATLPNDWADMHGWPELAQQVATVYYSLRSDEQARAGIFASNYGEASAINFFGPAYGLPTAVSGHNNYWLWGPHGYDGSVLIEVGGHCFADGHIYASAIEAGHFDNPWTMSYEQHQPITICRRPTMTLQALWPQLKNYN
- a CDS encoding DNA-3-methyladenine glycosylase I — its product is MDDLQRCSWARSDEMKRYHDLEWGVPVRDDRTLFEFLTLEGAQAGLSWETILRKRDRYRTVFNEFEPERVARMRSTTIEKILTDPGIVRNRAKVLSTVSNAKAFLEVAREHGSFAAFVWPFVGDRTQVNAPETSADLPVTSDEAIALSKALLSLGFKFVGPTICYSFMQAVGLVNDHLTSCFRFAELTDRSSAAVAGTRGRKGRRGAAAR
- a CDS encoding alpha/beta fold hydrolase is translated as MPTSWPRLERLLERDHAAVETNGRTIVRLHDGPRERVALLLHGLTATPAQFVRYADGLHARGYNVVVPRLPRHGHADRMSTSLERLRPDELLEAVAECVAVASELGSRVTIAGFSLGGLLTAWAAQRFDVERCVAIAPFLGIAWLPRALTPTLSALVLRLPNFFAWWDPIQRGRHTPEHGYPRYATHSIAYALNIASEVLRDAASSAPRAARILLVNNLSETSVNNRATRTLFDRWSERRPDAVEWETIRGLPLSHDIIEPLRPGGLSARAYQQLLHSIDPSAPQSESTTLGGR